Genomic segment of Brachyhypopomus gauderio isolate BG-103 chromosome 10, BGAUD_0.2, whole genome shotgun sequence:
agatatgtatgtgtgtgtgtgtatatatatatatctcattaggggaacatccggAATATCTGGCAGTAGATATATCTAACcctatatacatacatacatacatacatacatatatatatatatatatatatatatatatatatatatatatatatatatatatatagggttAGATATATCTACTGCCAGATATTccggatgttcccctaatgagatctgcttacagaggaatgctttatggtaaaaacatgcaacacctctcttatttactccagagacattaaaatagttaaagtcaggaggcgaagcttcatttagcactattgctccattgctttcaagccaagtctctgttagaaaaaggaAGTCCGgacaataatcttcaattaatttagctattataaaagacttgtttgtgagtgagcggacatttagtaaggagactttgaagacttgatcatagcttacatcacttgtgcatttcaatgggatcaaattttgtttgttacaatgttttgtactacTATGTTTTCTGATGATGATGCAACTCTGAGTGACCTCAGAGCGGTTGTGGAGTGGCTGAGGTGTGGCTCTCTTGTTCCTAAATGCCTCTAAACGATGGTGCTGCTTCCTCTTGCAGAAATCAGAAATCACTGCTCAGTACTTTCAGTAATCAGAATGTTGTATTCAGTAAAGATATATTGGTTAATAAGAACTCAAACATGTATTTTACGGTAGGTATTTAAATGGTAATTCACTCAGACGTCAGCAGATGGCACTTAATCCAAAAGAACGAAGGATAAGGATAAGGATCGAGCCAGGAAACCGCCTCCGGTGCGAGCGCGCGCTCCCGTTGGCGTCATACTGACAGCTGTTGTGTTTATGCGGGTCGCTAAGCTAAGCTGGCGCGGTCTCACCAGAATTTTCGTAACCTGGCGTGAAGTTAACGTCAATACTTTCTACTTGACAGCAAGACCGTCGATTACAACGAACGGCTGATAGCATATAGCTAACTAGCTTCTCGGTGAGTGGGCACAACTGGTTGCCTTAGATCCCTTTAGCTCTCCGGAACGTTTAGTCTCAGGGAGAGTGTTGGGTGAttgttagccagctagctgcCTTAGCTAACCCAGCTAGCGTATCTACTTTGAAACGATTGTATATGTAATAACAGCGAGGtgtgtatttattattattattattgttgtattaTGCTTGATAGTGGGTTAATAAAATGTTACATATTTATTAAAATCCGGCTAGCGGGCTGGTCGGTGGACGTTTAGCTGTTAAACCTCCCCAAATCAGATCACTTCAGTCCGCCTGGCGTCGCTAGCTAAGCCAGCTAATAAACTGTGTTGTTAGTGAATTGGTGTAAATTGGTGTTAATTCTCAAacttggccacctcgtcaacAGGTTCGTCCATTTGTAACCGGTCGGCACCACATTCAATGACTTCTTGGAAACTCACAAAAATGATGTAGTAAAATTATGTATAACTTTATTTCTAACTTGCTAAGTATGAttagctagctaggttagctaacgTTGTTTATGTTGCAGGAGCGCGTTAGCGAGGCAGCTAGCCAGCTGTGAGTTTGTTCAGTCAGTTTATCGTTTTTAGTTGGCGTTAACAAAGGTAGCTGGATATAGTttagtatgtttgtgttttgggtAGATGGAGGGAGATGATTGCGAATTCCCGTCTGAACCATCGGAGCATTCTCGGTCACAACGAGGAAGTGTTGCTTCATCAGTTACCCGTGGTTAGTTTGGGTTTTTTGTGCTTTCTCAGTTAGTTACATTATTAAAAGCACGATAACATTGTAAGCAGTGTGTTTTATCTGTCTCTCCAGCACAGGACGTGCTTGTGTACTTGGTGAGCGACAGTGCTGTACACTTGTGTGTGGAGGgcgttgggtgtgtgtgtgtacaggagctCGGCCGCAACGTACGAGAGGTCCTCAACATTCCCGACTCTGCTCAAGATGCATTTGCTTTTTGGCTCTCTTCCCCTTTACTCGGTAACGAGAATTCACTCTATATATTGAAAACATTACTTGTCACTACGTAAAAATTGACACACATCTTAGTGCTTTAAATTGGTTCTTGACACTGCAGTGCTGCAGTGAAATCAAACCgctctaggtgtgtgtgtgtgtagttagtTAACCAGTTTTTGCTGCACGTTAGGATATGTTTGCAAAAGGCACTAAGAGCATATTTATTCTACGAATCATTATATACACTCCTCGCAAAACCTTTACGAGTCAAGCTGTTCAATGTTTCACTTCAGTGTTTCACTTTTTGCACAACTTGTTGTTCTCTAACAAGGAGCTTAATGGCAGAATTCATAACGGGTCATTACAGTCTCAACCTGGCATTGCTGAAGAGGATGTCACAGGGGCTGCTTATGGTGTTGTTACTTCCTGAGATATGCCGGGatatttgtatgtttttttaaatgtgaAATATAATTCTTTTGAAGTGGAAAGCCTTCTAATATGGTGAGCTATTTAAAAAGGTAACATCTGTATTTTTACCTTCTATTTTAACTTTGCCAATTACTGGTTGCTTTTCAGAGCTGCAGCTCAAACCAAAACACCAGCCCTACAAGCTGTGCCGACAGTGGCAAGACCTCCTGTACCGCTTCACTCAAGCTTCTACAGAGGATATCTCTctaggtgagagagagagcgcgagtgtgtgtgtttatactaTTGGATGGCATTTCATACATGTTCATATTGAACTGAAAATGTGTAATggttttgttatttttgtcttaaGATGAACCATGTCTTCAGTACAGAAGAAATGTTTTCTATCCCAGGTCAAAAGAACTTCAGGTAAAACTCTTGGCTTGGTCTGATTTATTTTAGGTTTTCTGGTGAACATGTATTTGTAATAATTTACATTCTGTTGAGGTTTGCAGGTTGAAGATGAGGGGGTTCTGAGGCTTCTCTATGATGAAGCCAAGTTAAATATCCTGGAAGGACGCTACCCCTGTGACCCTGAGCACTGGGTTAAGCTGGGGGCTTTGACCTGTGCCATAGAGCTTGGCACTGGGCTCGAGGAACAGAAACTAGTGACAGCTGTAAGGTATGTGGTGGTCGTGGTGGTATGTACTTTCTGTGCTATTGGGATTTAACAGTAGACCTGTTGTTTCTCTAAGCACATTACCATTCTCCAGGCCTTCCGCTCGCTATAAGCAATACACAATCTCGCTATAAGCAATACACAATCTCTCTTGGGTTTGTTTTCACTAGTCACGGTTATAACAGAATGAGGCTATTGGCACGTTGCATTAAGAGAAAACCATCTAGACAACGACAAGTTGGATCTACTTCAATCCAGCATCATTGTTACTTAGTGAAATTGGCATAAGATATTTGAATTTCCAgcaaaatataattaaataaaaaaaagaatcaCCCAGCATTTCACTAATGTTGTAAAGTGGATTATTAGGTGAGGTCATCTCAGAAGAATaggtattgtttttttttaggtgATTTTAGAATAAATGTTAGATAAGTTTTTAGAACTCAAACGCACATGGATGTATTCACATTGTTGACTCTCTTCTGCTGTGTCACAGAGAGAAGAAGCTGTCTTCCTTCGTTCCAGCTCACGTAGTGCTGGGAGGTGGAGGTTTTTTCTCCACCCTGCGGTCAAAGGCGGGGCGCCAAGCGGATCTAGAGCAAGATCTCCTACGGGAATACAGCACCATCAGCACCACCCTGGACCTTCCCGCACTGCTCAGACAGTACCTGACTACCTGCCACGCCCTGCCATACTATGGGTCTGAACATTCATTCTCAAAACACAGATCTTTTGTTCGAAATTGCTGTAACTTTAGGCATATTTATTATAGGTCAAAATACGTATAACCAGTAAATTAAAAATGTGTTAAACATATTCCAACAATAATGAAGGTGTAAATGAGCTTGCGTGCTGTGCACTGGCTGTAAAGCTGTTAATAGGTTTTACACAGAATTAAAGACCTACACATAGGTTGTCTTTGTCTTCAGTGGTAAACATGGAAAACTGTGAATTGTAGTGTACTTAGGAGCCAACGCTGAACATTCTGTATGTTTAGGTCCACCCTGCATGTTTTTACAAACCCACCGTCAGGACAACGAACGTTATCACGTTTGTAGTGATGCGCAGCCGTAAGAGTAGCTGCTTACATACAGTGTGTTTGTCTTTGCCAGCTGTGCTTTCTTCATGGGTGAGATAGACAAGCCAGCCCAGGGTATCCTGCACCGAGGCGGCCGGAAGGTTGTTAGCGTCGGGATCAGTCTGGAGGGCGTCTACGTCATAGACATGAAGGAGAAGGTGTGTGTCTTCATTCAGACTCGCACTATGCTGAATGTAATGACTTTTGAAGTGTTCCTACAGTCACAGGACTCATGATAACTTACAATTCACTGCAACCACTGTCCAGAATGCAAAAACTGATAGCTAGAGCACACAAAGCTGTAGTCAGTGTTGTTAAGCTTCTTGACACTACAGTGATATCCTACTGTTACACATGGAAAAACTTGAACAGTCAACTTTGTTTGTTACTGAGAGCTGATCAGCATCCAACCGTTCGTAATTCCAAATTTAGCGTCCAGCTGTTTCGCATGAACAGTAACCAGAGCGTTTACATAATGTCAGCAAGTCTTGGAACACAGCATTGGTATTTGCTGATAGTGCAGACTAATATGCAAATTGGTGCATCTGGTCAAAATAATCCCAGCCAATCAAGTTGAAATAGttttatcagtgtgtattaATATATGTAATGTCCATTGTTTTGAAGTCTATAAAGGGTGCAGAGTTTGTATCCTTAGTGGAGCGATCCTATACAAGTAGACTCCACGTATACTTGAGTTTTGCCATCAGTAGATGATGCTTTTGATATGGGAGTTCAAACacccttttgtttttgttggtgtgtctggaatgctaaaaaaaaaaaacaccacccgTTGTTACTGCACTAAGAAAAGGGATGTAGGAACCATTCCCACGTGGTGGTGTAGGCTGCactcctgctgctggtataagaACACCATCTTTTGCCTAAAAGAAATTCAGTTATGAACATGTTGATGTTCTTTACATGTGCCAAGACATGAGGGATTGCATAACAGCCTAACAGCCtggccacccaccaccccaaaTGTCTTAATGATACTCTCGGGTACTCTTGGTACTCTTTGACGGCTAAATTCAGTAAGTAACAATGTGGTTGACTTGCTGATACgtcttatggcgcatttccactaggtcctgcttggcgcggtacggttcgatacgggtcgattcgcaacggaacggtacggtcgcgttgtgtttccattacaatggtggaccaccccaatgtgggtggagtcgctgttggcgcgcgggttgtagtgtcatgacatcatttgtatgcgaccacaacaccggtcgatgcttcttaacacataccattattgtatcttatttatctttatcttcattattgtatgtggttgctctaattattgataataatttggtattactcaaacaggctgagcacaccctgcataaaaagcatcagtcatacaatcaaatgaaatcaaactttattatgaaatatagatatttaaagtacaacatatgtaaataatatagttatagttaaaaaaagtgcaaaaagcaaatatatacgtatagctttatatgaaataaatatttatagtactacaagcaacattttgtgtgcttttactggcgtctgtctcgcatggtgttcacaagttcgccaagcaccccgaggaaagcccggttgaaggaaacattttccgccaactccgctcgcctcgtcagtggaaggggaatcttgaacgtaaaaaataacaaatattaaacacaagtattccTGTGAAGGAACAacgatatagcgtaactgcacaaactgtagcacgtcatcgctgctgatgctttgtttatggctatagctaactagcaactagcaaggctaagagctagctattgtacagtagtgactgtggtggtaacattaactacaaacacagctctaaattcctgcgtttacaatagatgcgttcatattacatcttttacgagcctagtagtaaaactgaaatcacaatacactcaccattctccgtggcctccagcactgacattgccgtgtctgtccagctctttctcttccgttactggctggccggtgaccgtatatggcatccatttgctggaaccatttccagtctttgcggtttgctccgctgcgtccgttatggtccttcaccgcccggtaatcgcgttaagcttttttagcttggaccaacaggtgttctgtcgatttttcctacccatcgaaaattcataccaatgcttactgcgcatgcgcaagtcgCTTCTACGTCACTATTTTGGTGGCCGCCTACTACACCCATCGATTTTTCCTGCCTGCTAGCGAATTTCAACAGTGCAGTACTATTTAGTCCTTTCAATAGTGCAGTAAGTTAATTTCTTGTTTATAATTTcttctttgtttgcaattgcaatgttttcaactgtgcattaagttaactagttgattaaaatgttttaaacagcgCCATTTTACTACCTGTTATTACCTATTTATAGGGACTTAGATATTtccgcatgataatgattgagccgtgTATACACtaatacgcaaaataaaacttttattttaaagctcatcctactttttaaacgctgatttgcgctacattacgacgtttccataaggtaaacaaactaagaaatactacaatactactttttaaacgctgatttgcgctacattacaacgtttccataaggtaaacaaactaagagatacgtctacaaatactactttttaaacgctgatttgcgctacattacaacgtttccataaggtaaacaaactgagatacgtctacaaatactactttttaaacgctgatttgcgctacattacaacgtttccataaggtaaacaaactaagagatacgtctacaaatactactttttaaacgctgatttgcgctacattacaacgtttccataaggtaaacaaagtAAGAGATACGTTtacaatactactttttaaacgctgatttgcgctacattacaacgtttccataaggtaaacaaactaagagatacgtctacaaatacgcgatgccaacggacacggtaggaaaattcgacaaggtaggaaaattcgacagactagtgttctgtcggattttcctactttgtcgaattttcctaccgtatCAGCTGGCAGCGAGTATTTATAGACTagtctgtcgaattttcctacattgtcgaattttcctaccgtgtCCTTGGGAAcgcgtatttgtagacgtatctcttagtttgtttaccttatggaaacgtcgtaatgtagcgcaaatcagcgtttaaaaagtagtatttgtggacgtatctcttagtttgtttaccttatggaaacgttgtaatgtagcgcaaatcagcgtttaaaaagtagtattgtagacgtatctcttagtttgtttagtcttggttggtcttcaaccttcccaagttcagccatgtcactcccttgctgtcctccctccactggcttccggtagctgcccgcatcaaatataaaaccctggtgctggcctacaaagcaaaggatggtccagctcctccttacttgatggccatggtaaaacccagatgcatacctagagccctccgcgcctcaagtatgtctcgtcttgaccctccattatccaggacacatgggagacaagcatccagacttttctctgtcctggctccaaggtggtggaatgaacttcccttgtgtgtccgaacatcggagtcacttgctgtcttcagacgccgactgaagacccacctctttcaagtgcactttgcataattatgctttgtctattgtactttatcgtctctttcctcaggtattgtgcataattgggttataggaattgtttactgtctttttcctcaggggatgtgtatattcaggtataattgttaggtatcatttgactttcgtctagtggtttttccagcttagagtaccttgtgttcaggactatctattctaccttggagattccaagcaactacatagcacttttgtaagtcgctctggataagagcgtctgctaaatgccgtaaatgtaatgtaaatgtttaccttatggaaacgttgtaatgtagcgcaaatcagcgtttaaaaagtagtatttgtagacgtatctcttagtttgtttaccttatggaaacgtcgtaatgtagcgcaaatcagcgtttaaaaagtagtattgtagacgtatctctagtttgtttaccttatggaaacgttgtaatgtagcgcaaatcagcgtttaaaaagtagtagcctattgtagacgtatctcttagtttgtttaccttatggaaacgtcgtaatgtagcgcaaatcagcgtttaaaaagtaggacgagctttaaaataaaagttttattttgcgtattagtgtattattaataataatacactacacggctcaatcattatgcggaaatatccaagtccctataAATAGGTAATAACAGGTAGTAAAACGGcgctgtttaaaacattttaatcaactagttaacttaatgcacagttgaaaacattgcaattgcaaacaaagaaggaattataaacaagaaattaacttactgcactattgaaaggactaaatagtactgcactgttgaaattcgtcgaaaacattgcaattgcaaacaaagaagGAATTATAAACAAGAAATTAACTTACTGCACTATTGAAAGGACTAAATAGTACTGCACTGTTGAAATTCGCTAGCAGGCAGGAAAAATCGATGGGTGTAGTAGGCGGCCACCAAAATAGTGACGTAAAAGCGACTTGCGCGTGCGCAGTAAGCCTTGGTATGAATTTTCGATGGGTAGGAAaaatcgacagaacaccggaacagacttcgctccttgggttttaaaaatggctgaggagttcatagcatagcggaggagtcgctctcctgacgcaacctgtgacgacactccctggccaatcagtgtcatgctgttcctccacgtcacagaactgtaccgcttcggaacggttagaacctcgagcgagtcggtacgaaaatagtacccgaaAGTACCGGCTAAACGggtcctggtactaatggaaacactcacaaaccgtcgcgaatcgaaccgtaccgcgccaagcaggcactagtggaaatgcgccattataGTCCATAGCTCTACTGGCCTAATGTGTAACTTCCGCCCACATTCCTTAATCTCGGCCATATTAAGATTCTCAAAACGTTTCCCCAAAGAGATGAAATCGTATCCTGCTCCACCCCGTCTTCATACGCCTGTTCTGCTCTGACTCAGCATGTCCTGCTGGGCCTGCGCTTCAGCGAGCTCTCCTGGGACCACAGCTACccagagacggagggagactCCCATATACTGTGGCTGGAATTTGACGGGGAGGAGGCTGGCGTGTCCGTGAACAAGTTACTGAAGATTTACTCAAAGCAGGTGCACACACCTCCATAACTGTGCATCCGTTATTCACTCTGTTTATGGAATATACATCACATGTTTTTCCCTCTGTGTGATGTTTGCAGTGGTCATGTGACATATTGGAAGGACATCTTTTTTAGTGGTCTTTGGTCTTCATGTTGTGTGTTCTAGGCCGAGCTGATGAGTGGCCTGATTGAATTCTGTGTGGAGTTGCGGGCAGTGGGGGAGGCGTCGGCCTCAGCAGACGGGGAGGCGTCGCCCTCCCACACACCTGCAGGACAGGTGGGCGGCGACGAACGGGTACGAGAGCAGCGCAGGAGGAAACTGCGCAGGCAGAACAGCGTGGTGTGCAGCCGAGTGCACACGCTCAGCACCATCAGCTACGTAGACGACGGTGAGCGGCTCAGTGGGTGGGGCagtagtggtggagggtggagtcaacaaatcagggggcggggcagaagTGGAGGGAGGCCTAGCGGAACAGCCAGTGTTCAGGAGAGGTGGTTTAGAATCATTGTTAATAActttgaaatatttttttttgaaACGATGTGTAATTAGTGCATATCAGAAATGTACATGAGATGTAATTGGTTCTTTGATAACTGTAGGTTCTGTGTTGAGTCTTAATGTACCATGTTGGGTTTAGAATGTTCTGCTCTGTATGTTCAGGTAAAGAAATCAAGCGCCTGAAGCCAAAGAGAGCAGCTTCCTTCTTCACCAGGCAGGCCCCTCCCACTTACTCTACCGTTCAAGTGACTGATGGTTTGGAGCAGGGGTGAAAATCAACGTGAACACTGCCACCTGCAGCCCTGAGACCAAAACTACATCTGCCCATTGAGATTCAAAGACACCTTGTTGTCATGAACTGAATGGACAGAGTTTGGACCAAGATTATAAAAAGTTGAACCACTGTATATGGGTAATATACTTATAATGTTGATGTAACAGGCATAAGTTATAGCTCTAGTTATGGTTCTCTCTGTTGAGTGATATTTGATGAAATTTGATGTTGACACTTAAACCATGTTTCCAGATTGTTGACACTTTATAATGCAGAAAGTGAAAcaggtggaggggggaggggcggggtcaTTAGGAGTTGTGCATCTGTCACTGAATGCAAATGTAAACTATGCAAAACCCATCTAACCAAAACTCCCAATGTGGCAGCAGAGGTGAACAGTCCAGGATTGGAGACAGATGCACTGTGACTGCTCACACTCTGCCTTCTGCACTAAAGGAATCCGTGCCTCCAGTCTCCTGCATTCACCAGGGCTTTACTCACCCAACAGGCAGATGTTCACCAtgggcccacacacacaacctcggTGGTTTTCCCAGGGTCTTTATGTTTCTGAAGGATACTTCTACCAAACAACATGGTGGTAATAAGATCTGGGGGCCTTCTCTGTTCCTGCTGCTGCAGTGGGTCACTTGTGCTGGTGTAAATCACAGTCTGTGTGGCAGACTGTAGTCATTTACTGGTATTTGTTTACAGCTAGCCTAATTATCCCAAACCTGATTAGCTGTTTGACCATGTAAGTGCCCTCTACCATGTTGCCCTGTATTCATTCAGCTGAACAAACTAAATGCCCTGTTGAATGTCAGTTATTACTCTCAGATCACCTGCCACTCCTGACTTAAATATACTCCCATTTTGAAaaatggaagaaaaaaaatgtgtgtggcTGCTTGCTGATCATATGGTCAAGTTCTGAGTTTTATATCTGGAAACTGTGTATAGACCTTAGACTGCACGTCACTTGAATCACTTAAAGCCTGAATGTACTTTGGTTTATTATAAAACCCATGAAAATGGAACTAACTGAATGATGCGGTTACAGATGGTAAACAACGATCAGGCAAGTCTATCTGCTGTCCTGTCTGCCTTAAAACGAGTTTTGTTTACTGATGGTGGAATATGCATGATTTTTCAGACTTTTCATCAAATAGCCTGTAACACTATGGAACCTTCCCTTATGCTAATGAAACACTTGAGTATTTGTGAATTgcaaataataaaaagcattAAACTGTGCAGCATAAGTAAAGTGCCAGTATACAGTTTGTCGGTGTAAATTGTAGGTGCCGTGAGTATATTCTTTTTAAACCATTCAACTAGACATTTTCATTATGGTTGCACAACACGTGCATCATCACCTCCGTGTGTAAGGGGTTCTACTGCATGCTGAGGCGCCATGTATTGTCTGCCTGCTATAGACTTAAGATAGGACATGTTGCGCATATTAGCAAGATATGTCATTGTGAGTCAATGAACCGAGttatgtctaaaataaaataaaaactttaGCAATGTTAAAGTTTGACCAATATAAACTACCTTTTGTATTTGCATAGTGTGTTCCCTGTAAATCATGTATGAAAGTctctttattttgtatttttattgaatTGTCAGTGGTTTCCAGACAGTTTAATCTAAACTGAGTGACATGGTAAGGAAGCACCTTTCTTGTTTGTGGTTGAATTTTCGAACTGTCTAACTAGCTGGACCATGACATCACTGTTCTGTGACCATATCAATTTTTGTGTGAATTAATAACTTTGTGCCGCTTAAATTTGTGACTTTAAATAATGTGCACTATGAACTGATGGTGACTAACCAAACTCAAGTTTGCAACACTATAACTTTTCAtgctttgtactaattttgacataccaccagaaaatgttttgttcatggATTTTTTATATCTATATTTAAATAAACTGATAATCTTGAGTGCTTTTAATGTGTTTAGAAAAAATAAGCTTAAAACTGCCTTCACTAAATTGATGATATTGAGTTGGTATTTTGATATCTCTTACTATGTATTTTAGTAAGTATCAAACAGGTAATACTAAGCACTAGAAAACCAGATAAAATTAAGCTACGTTAATGGCACATAAATTAGGAAATTTAAGCCAGGAGTGCTGCACTGTCTCATATCATCCACTCCACTGAATAACTACGCCAGGTGCAGTGGCAGACTTGGGAAATGCACCTT
This window contains:
- the frmd8 gene encoding FERM domain-containing protein 8 isoform X1 — translated: MYFTMEGDDCEFPSEPSEHSRSQRGSVASSVTRAQDVLVYLVSDSAVHLCVEGVGCVCVQELGRNVREVLNIPDSAQDAFAFWLSSPLLELQLKPKHQPYKLCRQWQDLLYRFTQASTEDISLDEPCLQYRRNVFYPRSKELQVEDEGVLRLLYDEAKLNILEGRYPCDPEHWVKLGALTCAIELGTGLEEQKLVTAVREKKLSSFVPAHVVLGGGGFFSTLRSKAGRQADLEQDLLREYSTISTTLDLPALLRQYLTTCHALPYYGCAFFMGEIDKPAQGILHRGGRKVVSVGISLEGVYVIDMKEKHVLLGLRFSELSWDHSYPETEGDSHILWLEFDGEEAGVSVNKLLKIYSKQAELMSGLIEFCVELRAVGEASASADGEASPSHTPAGQVGGDERVREQRRRKLRRQNSVVCSRVHTLSTISYVDDGKEIKRLKPKRAASFFTRQAPPTYSTVQVTDGLEQG
- the frmd8 gene encoding FERM domain-containing protein 8 isoform X2; the protein is MEGDDCEFPSEPSEHSRSQRGSVASSVTRAQDVLVYLVSDSAVHLCVEGVGCVCVQELGRNVREVLNIPDSAQDAFAFWLSSPLLELQLKPKHQPYKLCRQWQDLLYRFTQASTEDISLDEPCLQYRRNVFYPRSKELQVEDEGVLRLLYDEAKLNILEGRYPCDPEHWVKLGALTCAIELGTGLEEQKLVTAVREKKLSSFVPAHVVLGGGGFFSTLRSKAGRQADLEQDLLREYSTISTTLDLPALLRQYLTTCHALPYYGCAFFMGEIDKPAQGILHRGGRKVVSVGISLEGVYVIDMKEKHVLLGLRFSELSWDHSYPETEGDSHILWLEFDGEEAGVSVNKLLKIYSKQAELMSGLIEFCVELRAVGEASASADGEASPSHTPAGQVGGDERVREQRRRKLRRQNSVVCSRVHTLSTISYVDDGKEIKRLKPKRAASFFTRQAPPTYSTVQVTDGLEQG